Proteins encoded within one genomic window of Amycolatopsis nigrescens CSC17Ta-90:
- a CDS encoding ectoine synthase, with the protein MIVRTIDEITDTDADIKTPNWRSKRIVLAKEKVGFSVHETTLYAGTVNDFWYANHVEAVFVFEGEGEIEDKATGEVHQLKPGSLYLLNNHDKHQVRPKTDMRTVCVFNPPVTGREVHDENGVYPLVTED; encoded by the coding sequence TTGATCGTCCGCACCATCGACGAGATCACCGATACCGACGCCGACATCAAGACCCCGAACTGGCGCAGCAAGCGGATCGTCCTGGCCAAGGAGAAGGTCGGCTTCTCGGTGCACGAGACCACGCTCTACGCGGGGACCGTGAACGACTTCTGGTACGCGAACCACGTCGAGGCGGTCTTCGTCTTCGAGGGTGAGGGCGAGATCGAGGACAAGGCGACCGGCGAGGTGCACCAGCTCAAGCCGGGTTCGCTCTACCTGCTGAACAACCACGACAAGCACCAGGTGCGGCCGAAGACCGACATGCGCACGGTGTGCGTGTTCAACCCGCCCGTGACCGGCCGGGAAGTGCACGACGAGAACGGCGTATACCCGCTGGTCACCGAAGACTGA
- the thpD gene encoding ectoine hydroxylase — protein sequence MDTRIEDSYPTRITGEPKPIERLDPTVWGGESDGPIDAASLASHDAKGFSIIEGLLSPAEVQAYWQDLVHLTRDEDFKSDQRVITEKSSGEVRSIFEMHKISPLIGELVRDPRILDRARQILGSDVYIHQSRVNYMPGFRGTGFYWHSDFETWHAEDGMPKPRAVSCSIALTDNYPFNGGLMVMPGSQRTFLPCVGETPDDNYKSSLKEQKIGLPDEHEITKLAAECGIEQFTGPAGSALWFDSNIMHGSGNNITPYPRSNIFLVFSSVENTLGEPYAATTRRPEFIGARDFTPVVR from the coding sequence ATGGACACCCGGATCGAGGACAGTTATCCGACCCGGATCACCGGTGAGCCCAAGCCCATCGAACGCCTGGACCCGACGGTCTGGGGCGGCGAGTCCGACGGCCCGATCGACGCGGCCAGTCTCGCTTCCCACGACGCCAAGGGTTTCTCCATCATCGAAGGTCTGCTGTCCCCCGCGGAGGTGCAGGCGTATTGGCAGGACCTGGTGCACCTGACCCGCGACGAGGACTTCAAGAGCGACCAGCGGGTGATCACCGAGAAGTCCTCCGGTGAGGTCCGGTCCATCTTCGAGATGCACAAGATCAGCCCGCTGATCGGCGAGCTGGTGCGCGATCCGCGCATCCTCGACCGGGCACGTCAGATCCTCGGTTCGGACGTCTACATCCACCAGAGCCGGGTGAACTACATGCCCGGGTTTCGCGGCACCGGGTTCTACTGGCACTCGGACTTCGAGACCTGGCACGCCGAGGACGGGATGCCAAAGCCCCGCGCGGTCAGCTGCTCGATCGCGCTCACCGACAACTACCCGTTCAACGGCGGGTTGATGGTGATGCCGGGCTCCCAGCGCACCTTCCTGCCCTGCGTCGGCGAGACCCCGGACGACAACTACAAGAGCTCGCTCAAGGAGCAGAAGATCGGCCTGCCGGACGAGCACGAGATCACCAAGCTGGCCGCGGAGTGCGGGATCGAGCAGTTCACCGGTCCGGCCGGCTCGGCGCTGTGGTTCGACTCGAACATCATGCACGGCTCGGGCAACAACATCACGCCGTATCCGCGGTCGAACATCTTCCTGGTGTTCAGCAGCGTGGAGAACACCCTCGGCGAACCGTATGCGGCGACCACCCGCCGGCCCGAGTTCATCGGAGCCAGGGACTTCACCCCGGTGGTCCGCTAA
- a CDS encoding IclR family transcriptional regulator: protein MTGSPPTERVVGIVELLAGHPAGCSVAEVAARLNLNRSTTTAVLAELEAAGWVRRLPGRDYVLGPGLLGVAEAVRVRNGAVTGEVTGRLAALAAEVGCGVALTLAERRHLTYLACESGPGRLPAGIEVGTRLPLRPPAGAAVMAWREDAEQRAWLAGAPARDRPPLRELLALVRAGGTAVWRLEPGAAGLLEVLGDVVELLDEHPARHRLRTRVLTQLAQVTGRAYTADELAADEPLPISYLVTPVFDATGTARYELQLGPLAQSVDKPRRDTLTQALTTAAANLRHL, encoded by the coding sequence GTGACCGGTTCACCGCCGACCGAGCGGGTCGTGGGCATCGTCGAGCTGCTGGCCGGGCATCCGGCTGGTTGCTCGGTGGCCGAGGTCGCCGCCCGGTTGAACCTCAACCGCTCCACCACGACCGCGGTGCTGGCGGAGCTGGAGGCGGCGGGCTGGGTGCGCCGCCTGCCCGGCCGGGACTACGTGCTCGGCCCCGGGCTGCTCGGCGTGGCCGAGGCGGTCCGGGTGCGGAACGGGGCGGTCACCGGCGAGGTCACCGGCAGGCTGGCGGCACTGGCCGCCGAAGTGGGCTGCGGAGTCGCGCTGACACTGGCCGAACGACGGCATCTGACCTATCTCGCCTGTGAGAGCGGGCCGGGACGGTTGCCAGCCGGGATCGAGGTCGGTACCCGGCTGCCGCTGCGGCCGCCGGCCGGCGCCGCGGTGATGGCCTGGCGCGAAGACGCGGAGCAGCGCGCCTGGCTGGCCGGCGCACCGGCGCGGGACCGGCCGCCGCTGCGGGAGCTGCTGGCGCTGGTCCGGGCGGGCGGCACCGCGGTGTGGCGGCTGGAGCCCGGTGCGGCCGGCCTGCTCGAGGTGCTCGGCGACGTGGTGGAGCTGCTGGACGAGCATCCGGCGAGGCACCGGCTGCGCACCCGCGTGCTGACCCAGCTGGCGCAGGTGACCGGACGCGCCTACACCGCCGACGAGCTGGCCGCGGACGAGCCGCTGCCGATCAGCTACCTGGTCACCCCGGTCTTCGACGCCACCGGCACCGCCCGCTACGAACTCCAGCTCGGCCCACTGGCCCAGTCCGTCGACAAACCCCGTCGCGACACCCTCACCCAGGCCCTCACCACCGCCGCCGCCAACCTCCGCCACCTCTGA
- a CDS encoding cytochrome P450: protein MVLDVLDVEDIDFAGFTASDIPDLHGTLAELRARKPYAVVPFAGTRAILLLTHDLVTAAFKDEATFPASAIYPLTTGPVLGHTIQCMAGREHRVNRALVTPAFRRKLVASYAGTLLEPLAHDLVDRFHRRDEVDLVAEFTERYPVLVITRMLGLPAGDEEVLHRWARDLFHYPMRPADAKRASAEFTAYLTPVIEARRREPGDDLISTLAGTEVEGERLSDEQILSFLRLLFPAGADTSTLALGNVLAALLTHPDELLRVREDPDTELSWAVEESLRWEPPVALLPRVCPAAADWHGIAIPAGTPMIFGITAANRDPGVYPDPDRFDIGRRAMATLAFGDGPHTCLGTWLALAEVRAGLKVLLHRLPEIRLVAGADARIGGRLGAALRGPAALRVRLRR from the coding sequence ATGGTGCTCGATGTGCTCGATGTGGAGGACATCGACTTCGCGGGCTTCACCGCATCGGACATTCCGGATCTGCACGGCACGCTCGCCGAGCTGCGTGCGCGTAAGCCGTACGCGGTGGTGCCCTTCGCCGGCACGCGGGCGATTCTGCTGCTGACGCACGACCTGGTCACCGCCGCGTTCAAGGACGAGGCGACCTTCCCCGCGTCCGCGATCTACCCGCTGACCACCGGCCCGGTACTCGGCCACACCATCCAGTGCATGGCGGGCCGGGAACACCGGGTCAACCGCGCGCTGGTCACCCCGGCCTTCCGGCGCAAGCTCGTCGCGAGCTACGCCGGCACCCTGCTGGAACCGCTCGCGCACGACCTGGTGGACCGCTTCCACCGGCGCGACGAGGTGGACCTGGTCGCCGAGTTCACCGAGCGGTACCCGGTCCTGGTGATCACCAGGATGCTCGGGCTGCCCGCCGGGGACGAGGAAGTGCTGCACCGGTGGGCCCGCGATCTGTTCCACTACCCGATGCGGCCGGCGGACGCCAAGCGCGCGTCCGCCGAGTTCACCGCGTACCTGACGCCGGTCATCGAAGCCAGGCGCCGGGAGCCGGGCGACGACCTGATCTCCACCTTGGCCGGCACCGAGGTCGAAGGCGAGCGGCTCTCCGACGAACAGATTCTTTCCTTCCTCCGACTGCTTTTCCCTGCCGGCGCGGACACCAGCACGCTCGCCCTTGGCAACGTGCTCGCCGCGTTGCTGACCCACCCGGACGAGCTGCTGCGGGTGCGCGAGGACCCGGACACCGAGCTGTCCTGGGCGGTGGAGGAGTCGCTGCGCTGGGAGCCGCCGGTGGCCCTGTTGCCGAGGGTCTGCCCGGCGGCGGCCGACTGGCACGGCATCGCCATCCCGGCCGGCACGCCGATGATCTTCGGGATCACCGCGGCCAACCGGGACCCCGGCGTTTACCCGGATCCGGACCGGTTCGACATCGGCCGGCGTGCGATGGCGACGCTGGCCTTCGGCGACGGCCCGCACACCTGCCTCGGCACCTGGCTGGCGCTGGCCGAGGTGCGCGCCGGGCTGAAGGTGCTGCTGCACCGGCTGCCGGAGATCCGCCTGGTGGCGGGGGCGGACGCGCGGATCGGCGGCAGGCTTGGCGCCGCGCTGCGCGGCCCGGCGGCGCTGCGGGTCCGGCTGCGCCGCTGA
- a CDS encoding BTAD domain-containing putative transcriptional regulator, translating into MQEGDEGTAKKGTGDVSREAEPAEVRFQLLGPVQLLAGTRPVPIGGPSVRGLLAMLVLNANKVVALDDIIDALWGDDPPATARTIVHGNVSHLRRVLRSIQPHGADEVRIRTAAPGYQLTVDQDRIDAAKVRALLERAERKPLAARAELLAEAFALWRGPVLGGVPGSLHAPELEELRLAVHGARVDAELALGRHAELISELAAMVRENPLAERTVGQLMRALYYSGRRAEALSVYRRVSRNVVETMGIDPGPELAELHERVLNDDLPPADGQRSEPPAALSVAAVAPAQLPPTVPSLSGRLTELGWLDDLLLRATRGLGGIGVITGIAGVGKSTLLVSWAHRVAGRFEDGVLFAALRGADPNHPPAEPSDVLTQFLLGLGVPLGELPDQLDERLALYRSLLAERKVLVLLDDARSAEQVRPLLPTGKRSMAVITSRSRLDGLVVSNAARVCALDTLSPAEAVRLIDDEDAEQSRVELHRLARLCGYLPLALRIAGARLAASPQWTIEDLNAELADERTRLAALDVDGADTSVRAALDVSWRGLPEDVADTARRLGVLTGDTVGPPLVAAACGIPLADARRRLRVLAGHNLLAERARDVFAQHDLVRLYLRELAERELTAVEREQVLARSVRYYQVSADLARRRLLRIVDPLDFTRASGVAGLAGPEGTEQALDWFVTEWPNLMATLEAARAAGRHEDVWRLARVMHTYRVVRPLWDDWTRLVEIGMTAAVAAGSELGRCWMLISRCAVALTFERVEGSLADAEAALRLAERLGQDRLMISATIHFGCALSLSGRYAEAIERLRQAIAETERTGDLALCGQALNNCAEAEKRAGRFAEAIEHSLSSLHIDRKLGDDSYVVVSLNNLAELHLRIGELEAAERFSRESIELTVSREFTLQEAVSRLTLGRTLRAQGRHAEAREQLERSLELHRRINPGQVPELHTELAGLSAEGG; encoded by the coding sequence GTGCAAGAGGGGGATGAAGGCACCGCAAAAAAGGGGACCGGCGACGTTTCCCGGGAGGCTGAGCCTGCCGAGGTCCGTTTCCAGCTGCTCGGTCCGGTGCAGCTGCTGGCGGGGACCCGCCCGGTACCGATCGGCGGCCCGAGCGTGCGCGGGCTGCTCGCGATGCTGGTGCTGAACGCGAACAAGGTCGTCGCGCTGGACGACATCATCGACGCGCTGTGGGGCGACGACCCGCCCGCGACGGCACGGACGATCGTGCACGGCAACGTTTCGCACCTGCGCCGGGTGCTGCGCTCGATCCAGCCGCACGGCGCGGACGAGGTGCGGATCCGCACCGCCGCGCCGGGCTACCAGCTGACCGTGGACCAGGACCGGATCGACGCGGCCAAGGTGCGCGCCCTGCTCGAACGGGCCGAGCGCAAGCCGCTCGCCGCCAGGGCCGAGCTGCTCGCCGAGGCCTTCGCGCTGTGGCGCGGCCCGGTGCTCGGCGGGGTGCCCGGCTCGCTGCACGCACCCGAGCTGGAGGAGCTGCGGCTGGCCGTGCACGGCGCCAGGGTGGACGCCGAACTGGCGCTGGGCCGGCACGCGGAGCTGATCTCCGAGCTGGCCGCGATGGTGCGGGAGAACCCGCTGGCGGAGCGGACGGTCGGCCAGCTGATGCGCGCGCTGTACTACTCGGGACGCCGCGCCGAGGCGCTCAGCGTGTACCGGCGGGTTTCCCGGAACGTGGTCGAGACCATGGGCATCGACCCCGGTCCCGAGCTGGCCGAGCTGCACGAACGGGTGCTCAACGACGACCTGCCGCCCGCCGACGGGCAGCGGTCCGAGCCGCCGGCCGCGCTCAGCGTGGCAGCGGTGGCGCCGGCCCAGCTGCCGCCGACCGTGCCCAGCCTGTCCGGCAGGCTGACCGAGCTCGGCTGGCTGGACGACCTGCTGCTGCGCGCCACCCGCGGGCTCGGCGGGATCGGGGTGATCACCGGTATCGCCGGGGTCGGCAAGAGCACGCTGCTGGTGTCCTGGGCACACCGGGTGGCCGGCCGGTTCGAGGACGGGGTGCTGTTCGCCGCGCTGCGCGGGGCTGACCCCAACCATCCGCCGGCCGAGCCGTCCGACGTGCTCACCCAGTTCCTGCTCGGGCTCGGCGTGCCGCTCGGCGAGCTGCCGGACCAGCTGGACGAACGGCTCGCGCTCTACCGTTCGCTGCTGGCCGAGCGCAAGGTGCTGGTGCTGCTGGACGACGCGCGCTCGGCCGAGCAGGTCCGGCCGCTGCTACCCACCGGCAAGCGCTCGATGGCGGTGATCACCAGCCGGTCCAGGCTGGACGGGCTGGTGGTGTCCAACGCGGCCAGGGTGTGCGCGCTGGACACGCTCTCGCCCGCCGAGGCGGTGCGGCTGATCGACGACGAGGACGCCGAGCAGAGTCGGGTGGAGCTGCACCGGCTCGCGCGGCTGTGCGGCTATCTGCCGCTGGCCCTGCGCATCGCCGGCGCCCGGCTGGCCGCGAGTCCACAGTGGACGATCGAGGACCTGAACGCGGAGCTGGCGGACGAGCGGACCAGGCTGGCCGCGTTGGACGTGGACGGGGCGGACACCAGCGTGCGTGCCGCGCTGGACGTGTCGTGGCGCGGCCTGCCGGAGGACGTGGCGGACACCGCCCGCCGGCTCGGCGTGCTCACCGGCGACACGGTGGGCCCGCCGCTGGTGGCCGCCGCCTGCGGGATCCCGCTCGCCGACGCGCGGCGCCGGCTGCGGGTGCTGGCCGGGCACAACCTGCTCGCGGAACGGGCCAGGGACGTGTTCGCCCAGCACGACCTGGTTCGGCTGTACCTGCGTGAGCTGGCCGAACGCGAGCTCACCGCGGTCGAGCGCGAGCAGGTGCTCGCCAGGTCGGTGCGCTACTACCAGGTGAGCGCGGACCTGGCGAGGCGGCGGCTGCTGCGGATCGTCGACCCGCTGGACTTCACCCGCGCCTCCGGGGTCGCCGGGCTCGCCGGGCCGGAGGGCACCGAGCAGGCACTGGACTGGTTCGTCACCGAATGGCCGAACCTGATGGCTACCCTGGAGGCGGCCCGTGCCGCCGGACGGCACGAAGACGTCTGGCGGCTGGCCAGGGTGATGCACACCTACCGGGTGGTGCGGCCGTTGTGGGACGACTGGACGCGGCTGGTGGAGATCGGCATGACCGCGGCGGTCGCGGCCGGCAGCGAGCTCGGCCGGTGCTGGATGCTGATCTCGCGCTGCGCGGTCGCGCTCACCTTCGAACGGGTGGAGGGCAGCCTCGCCGACGCGGAAGCCGCGCTGCGGCTCGCCGAACGGCTCGGTCAGGACCGGCTGATGATCTCCGCGACCATCCACTTCGGTTGCGCGCTGAGCCTGAGTGGGCGCTACGCCGAGGCGATCGAACGACTCCGGCAGGCGATCGCGGAGACGGAACGTACCGGCGATCTCGCGCTGTGTGGCCAGGCGCTGAACAATTGTGCGGAAGCTGAGAAAAGGGCCGGCCGGTTCGCCGAGGCGATCGAGCACTCGCTCAGTTCACTGCACATCGACCGCAAGCTCGGCGACGACAGTTATGTGGTCGTGTCGCTGAACAACCTCGCCGAACTGCACCTTCGGATCGGCGAGCTGGAGGCGGCCGAGCGGTTCTCGCGGGAGTCCATCGAGCTCACTGTCAGCCGCGAGTTCACCTTGCAGGAAGCGGTTTCCAGGCTCACCCTCGGCCGGACCCTGCGCGCCCAAGGACGCCACGCCGAGGCCCGCGAGCAACTCGAAAGGTCGCTCGAACTGCATCGCCGGATCAACCCGGGGCAGGTGCCGGAGCTGCATACCGAACTGGCCGGGTTGAGCGCGGAAGGCGGTTAG
- a CDS encoding nucleotidyl transferase AbiEii/AbiGii toxin family protein: MPDPSRDTIAGAVFQDLRNLARRQRRGTDELLVFYVLERFLYRLSRSPYADRFTLKGGLLLATLDARRPTRDGDLLAELTRDESSVLDGISAIARIEDDDGVEFLAEEIKSTTIREGDLYEGLRVSMPARVATARVKLQLDINFGDPVTPGAIVTEYPQLLAAGAFRIQGYPLETVLAEKLTTAMSLGDANTRDRDWADLWRLTGQHELSDSAVYRALERTAAHRGVELRPLSHAITSLPTRRAGAFRAWRTRQGVDGAEYPEAFADLVADVVAFADHLMTEDIGRRTWDPVERRWTATPGV, encoded by the coding sequence ATGCCGGACCCTTCGCGCGACACCATCGCCGGCGCGGTGTTCCAGGACCTCCGCAACCTGGCCCGTCGGCAGCGACGTGGCACCGACGAGCTACTCGTGTTCTACGTGCTGGAGCGGTTCCTCTACCGGTTGTCCAGATCGCCGTACGCCGACCGCTTCACCCTCAAGGGCGGTCTGCTGCTGGCCACTCTGGACGCCCGGCGGCCAACTCGGGACGGCGACCTGCTGGCGGAACTGACCCGCGACGAAAGCAGCGTGCTGGACGGCATCTCAGCGATCGCGCGGATCGAGGACGACGACGGGGTCGAATTCCTCGCCGAGGAGATCAAGTCGACCACGATCCGAGAAGGTGATCTGTACGAGGGCCTTCGGGTGAGCATGCCGGCGCGCGTGGCGACCGCGCGGGTGAAACTGCAGCTGGACATCAACTTCGGCGACCCGGTGACCCCCGGGGCGATCGTCACGGAGTACCCACAACTCCTTGCTGCCGGTGCGTTCCGGATCCAGGGCTATCCGCTGGAAACGGTACTGGCCGAGAAGCTGACCACCGCGATGTCACTGGGTGACGCCAACACCCGCGACCGGGACTGGGCCGACCTGTGGCGTCTGACCGGTCAGCACGAGCTGAGCGACTCGGCCGTGTACCGCGCGCTCGAGCGCACCGCCGCCCATCGCGGCGTCGAGCTGCGGCCGCTGTCGCACGCGATCACCAGCCTGCCCACCCGGCGGGCAGGCGCCTTCCGCGCCTGGCGCACCCGACAGGGAGTCGATGGCGCGGAATATCCCGAAGCCTTCGCCGATCTCGTCGCCGACGTGGTGGCCTTCGCCGACCACTTGATGACCGAAGACATCGGCCGGCGAACCTGGGATCCGGTCGAGCGGCGCTGGACAGCCACACCAGGCGTCTGA
- a CDS encoding type IV toxin-antitoxin system AbiEi family antitoxin domain-containing protein translates to MSGYDEALARLPRTFTTRTAQANGISRTGLHRLKLAGAVVELSRGVYRNADAPESAHLDLLAVAHRVPRAVVCLISALALHELTDEVPVAAQFAVPRPRNLPVVGYPPVEFVRFDAETFDLGRGEFEAAPGEPVPVYDAARSVVDAMRLRHRVGEPVALRALRHYLTRRDARPGDLVSYARQLDVEGPVTKAVDVVLS, encoded by the coding sequence GTGAGCGGATACGACGAGGCGCTGGCTCGGCTGCCGCGCACGTTCACCACGCGGACCGCGCAGGCGAACGGCATCTCGCGCACCGGATTGCACCGGCTGAAGCTCGCCGGCGCGGTGGTGGAGCTGTCACGGGGGGTGTACCGGAACGCCGACGCCCCGGAATCCGCCCACCTGGACCTGCTGGCGGTCGCTCATCGCGTACCGAGGGCCGTGGTCTGCCTGATCTCCGCGCTGGCCCTGCACGAGCTGACCGACGAGGTGCCGGTGGCGGCACAGTTCGCGGTTCCACGGCCGCGGAACCTGCCGGTGGTCGGCTACCCGCCGGTGGAGTTCGTGCGATTCGACGCCGAGACCTTCGACCTGGGACGCGGAGAGTTCGAAGCGGCTCCAGGGGAGCCGGTACCGGTCTACGACGCGGCCCGGTCGGTGGTCGACGCGATGCGGTTGCGGCACCGCGTCGGCGAGCCGGTGGCACTGCGGGCTTTGCGCCACTACCTGACGCGCCGGGACGCACGTCCGGGCGACCTGGTGTCCTACGCCCGGCAGCTGGACGTGGAAGGCCCGGTGACCAAGGCGGTCGACGTGGTCCTGAGCTGA
- a CDS encoding DUF6932 family protein, with the protein MPLPHWTAEQVLPPGRHPADVADIYERLVFDAPHQNAREILFSALNSYLGVVTRVIPAGRAWVGGAFTTRGETVPTGLDVVLLPEDWGNLKRLTGPARDALYGLLTLRGVIIGQPVMYLDQVQPVGGLLDGFLCFPGDEETWAAAWSGDTGTGAVKGFPEVVW; encoded by the coding sequence ATGCCGCTACCGCACTGGACCGCGGAGCAGGTGCTCCCGCCAGGGCGGCATCCGGCCGATGTCGCGGACATCTACGAGCGGCTGGTCTTCGACGCACCGCACCAGAACGCGCGGGAGATCCTGTTCAGCGCGCTGAACAGCTACCTCGGCGTGGTCACCAGGGTGATCCCGGCGGGCCGGGCCTGGGTCGGCGGCGCGTTCACCACCCGCGGCGAGACGGTGCCGACCGGATTGGACGTGGTGCTGCTGCCGGAGGACTGGGGCAACCTCAAGCGGCTCACCGGTCCGGCCCGCGACGCGCTCTACGGGCTGCTCACGCTGCGCGGGGTGATCATCGGCCAGCCGGTGATGTACCTGGACCAGGTGCAGCCGGTCGGCGGGCTGCTGGACGGGTTCCTGTGCTTCCCAGGAGACGAGGAGACCTGGGCCGCCGCCTGGTCCGGCGACACCGGAACCGGTGCCGTCAAAGGCTTTCCCGAGGTCGTGTGGTGA
- a CDS encoding OmpA family protein, producing the protein MSGLRGWVWPASLALLVTGLLALAVLWVQADRIESDLADRTRAALAEAGVGASVSFDGRDATLRDVPAEQAGRAADTARGVPGVRAAAVTAAPAVEGYTTRPGLQAELDRQLAAEPVTFEPDSAELTAAGERAVRRVAELLSNDPPEFEVGGHVARAPGGEAAAVALSQERADAVAKRLVAAGVPADRVTAKGYGDSRPATKGDDRRVELKVR; encoded by the coding sequence ATGTCCGGGCTACGCGGCTGGGTCTGGCCGGCTTCACTGGCGCTGCTGGTGACCGGCCTGCTCGCGCTGGCCGTGCTGTGGGTACAGGCGGACCGGATCGAATCGGACCTCGCCGACCGCACCCGCGCGGCACTGGCCGAGGCCGGTGTGGGCGCCTCGGTCTCCTTCGACGGCAGGGACGCGACCCTGCGCGACGTGCCGGCCGAGCAGGCCGGGCGGGCGGCCGACACGGCCCGCGGGGTGCCCGGGGTGCGCGCCGCGGCCGTCACGGCGGCACCGGCCGTCGAGGGCTACACCACCCGCCCCGGTCTGCAGGCGGAGCTGGACCGGCAGCTGGCCGCCGAGCCGGTCACCTTCGAACCGGACAGCGCCGAGCTGACCGCCGCCGGCGAACGCGCCGTGCGGCGGGTCGCCGAGCTGCTGTCGAACGACCCACCGGAGTTCGAAGTAGGCGGCCATGTCGCGCGGGCGCCCGGCGGGGAAGCGGCCGCGGTCGCGCTCTCCCAGGAACGGGCCGACGCCGTCGCGAAGCGGCTGGTTGCCGCCGGAGTGCCCGCCGACCGGGTGACCGCGAAGGGGTATGGCGACAGCCGGCCGGCCACGAAGGGCGACGACCGGCGAGTGGAGCTGAAGGTGCGTTAG
- a CDS encoding SGNH/GDSL hydrolase family protein, translating into MYGYDSYVAIGDSFTEGLNDELPDGTFRGWADRLAGILAGGRTDFRYANLALRGKMLDEIVDEQVPLALEVKPDLVTLCAGGNDIIVPGADVDAVAAKFETAVAALRGAGIRVVIFNGPDTKALSVMHVLRGKVGIYNAHLWAIADRHGAKVVDLWAMEPLHSRHAWSDDRLHFTPEAHHRIALRTAEVLGMPADGDWREPWPSDGQHVNWITSRRSDLTWTKVHLLPWIRRQLRGESMGDGLAPKRPELAPFVTPEPAVVAQPDRVTDTATAG; encoded by the coding sequence GTGTACGGCTATGACAGCTACGTAGCGATCGGTGACAGCTTCACCGAAGGCTTGAACGACGAACTCCCTGATGGCACCTTTCGCGGGTGGGCGGACCGGCTGGCCGGCATCCTGGCAGGTGGGCGCACCGACTTCCGGTACGCGAACCTGGCCCTGCGCGGCAAGATGCTGGACGAGATCGTGGACGAGCAGGTGCCGCTCGCGCTGGAGGTCAAGCCCGATCTGGTCACCTTGTGCGCCGGCGGGAACGACATCATCGTGCCGGGGGCCGACGTGGACGCGGTCGCGGCGAAGTTCGAGACCGCGGTGGCCGCGTTGCGCGGCGCCGGGATCAGGGTGGTCATCTTCAACGGCCCGGACACCAAAGCTTTGTCCGTAATGCACGTTCTGCGCGGAAAAGTGGGGATTTACAACGCGCACCTGTGGGCGATCGCGGATCGGCACGGCGCGAAGGTGGTCGATTTGTGGGCGATGGAGCCGCTGCACTCCCGGCACGCCTGGAGCGACGACAGGCTGCACTTCACCCCGGAAGCGCACCACCGGATCGCGCTGCGCACCGCGGAGGTGCTCGGGATGCCCGCCGACGGCGACTGGCGGGAGCCGTGGCCGTCGGACGGCCAGCACGTCAACTGGATCACCTCGCGGCGCTCGGACCTGACCTGGACCAAGGTGCACCTGCTGCCGTGGATCCGCCGTCAGCTGCGCGGCGAGTCGATGGGTGACGGGCTGGCCCCCAAGCGCCCGGAGCTGGCGCCGTTCGTGACCCCCGAACCGGCCGTGGTTGCGCAGCCGGACCGGGTCACCGACACCGCAACAGCGGGCTGA
- a CDS encoding DUF3159 domain-containing protein codes for MTDETTPARESLASVLGGRRGALDASVPPAAFVAGWLISGQSIGWGAWTAIAAAVLTGAFRLLRGDRARAVVVSLTAVIAGALIALHTGRAEDFFLIQVLSNVASALLWAASVAVRWPLLGVVVGLLLGQKARWRRDPALLRAYSWATLVWSSQYVLRVLVYVPLWWAGELVALGVARTALTWPLQALTIAVSGWVLYKVLPDDHPGLRLAIPADRTSSPAPPET; via the coding sequence GTGACCGACGAAACGACGCCCGCCCGCGAGTCGTTGGCCAGTGTTCTCGGCGGCCGTCGTGGCGCGCTGGACGCGAGCGTGCCGCCGGCGGCGTTCGTCGCCGGCTGGCTGATCTCCGGCCAGTCCATCGGCTGGGGTGCCTGGACGGCGATCGCCGCGGCGGTGCTGACCGGCGCGTTCCGGTTGCTGCGCGGGGACAGGGCGCGGGCCGTGGTGGTCAGCCTGACCGCGGTGATCGCCGGTGCGCTGATCGCGTTGCACACCGGCCGCGCGGAGGACTTCTTCCTGATCCAGGTGCTGTCCAATGTGGCCAGCGCGCTGCTGTGGGCGGCCAGTGTTGCGGTCCGCTGGCCGCTGCTCGGCGTGGTGGTCGGCCTGCTGCTCGGGCAGAAGGCCAGGTGGCGGCGCGACCCGGCGCTGCTGCGCGCGTACTCCTGGGCGACGCTGGTCTGGTCGAGCCAGTACGTACTGCGGGTCCTGGTGTACGTGCCGCTCTGGTGGGCCGGGGAGCTGGTCGCGCTCGGCGTCGCGCGCACCGCGCTGACCTGGCCGTTGCAGGCGCTCACCATCGCGGTCAGCGGCTGGGTGCTCTACAAGGTGCTGCCCGACGACCACCCCGGCCTCCGCCTCGCTATCCCTGCCGACCGCACCTCCTCCCCGGCTCCCCCCGAGACCTGA